A portion of the Hylaeus volcanicus isolate JK05 unplaced genomic scaffold, UHH_iyHylVolc1.0_haploid 12060, whole genome shotgun sequence genome contains these proteins:
- the LOC128882548 gene encoding uncharacterized protein LOC128882548: MSPSGPIIQVNLNHSARAQDLLMQTLVEWEAGLAVVAEPYRVPNHPNWVGDQLGSATVVWNGRPGSPPLSIIECDRGFLAVRWEDLAVVAIYAPPSWPLAVFERYLDGVGRCISRCLPRPVLVLGDFNSKSQAWGSPETDARGREVLDWAAGLELCLLNTGSVDMYVRWNGGSIVNLSWATPAAARRISGWRVAVEAESLSDHRYVVLGLSAGRNAQPRRRPVAARPPPRWPLKEMDEDALMAAAHVVAWPDGRACRRAGGSPTAPERNEGDMRRRYAPGQGPPEEGGVLLVERDCGYSH, translated from the coding sequence ATGAGTCCCTCGGGGCCCATTATACAAGTTAACCTCAACCACTCGGCTAGGGCTCAGGATCTGTTGATGCAGACCCTGGTCGAGTGGGAGGCCGGGCTGGCTGTGGTGGCGGAGCCATATAGGGTTCCCAATCACCCAAACTGGGTGGGGGACCAGCTGGGCTCCGCCACCGTTGTATGGAACGGAAGGCCAGGGTCCCCACCGCTTTCTATTATAGAATGCGATCGGGGATTCCTGGCAGTGCGTTGGGAGGACCTCGCGGTGGTGGCTATCTACGCGCCGCCGAGCTGGCCTCTTGCGGTCTTTGAAAGGTACCTGGACGGGGTTGGGAGATGCATCTCCCGCTGCCTTCCCCGTCCGGTACTCGTCCTGGGGGATTTCAACTCCAAGTCTCAGGCTTGGGGTTCCCCCGAGACAGACGCAAGGGGCCGAGAAGTGCTCGACTGGGCGGCCGGACTGGAACTCTGTCTGTTAAACACGGGCTCCGTCGATATGTACGTGCGGTGGAATGGGGGGTCCATAGTGAACCTGTCGTGGGCTACCCCCGCAGCCGCGCGCCGTATCTCGGGTTGGAGAGTGGCGGTAGAGGCCGAATCGTTATCTGACCACAGATACGTGGTCCTCGGCCTCTCCGCCGGCAGAAATGCACAACCACGACGGCGCCCAGTGGCGGCAAGGCCACCACCGCGATGGCCACTGAAGGAGATGGATGAGGACGCCCTAATGGCGGCAGCCCACGTCGTGGCCTGGCCAGACGGCCGGGCCTGTCGACGGGCAGGTGGAAGCCCAACGGCTCCGGAGCGCAATGAAGGCGATATGCGACGCCGCTATGCCCCGGGCCAGGGTCCACCCGAGGAAGGTGGTGTACTATTGGTCGAGAGAGATTGTGGATATTCGCACTGA